In Tautonia rosea, one DNA window encodes the following:
- a CDS encoding arylsulfatase encodes MMMRRARFTSRAIVALLVLAPAVGMSQEVLPRPEEPFQGKIGLTYKDSTPVKPELKVPRTFGLEDPPNILIVLIDDVGFGQFGTFGGAIPTPAMDRVAENGLRYTRFHTTALCSPTRAALLTGRNHHSVGTGVIGEAGTGFPGYTGIIPASAATFAEVLREFGYLNSWYGKNHNVPDWETSLVGPFDRWSDGLGFDYFYGFVGGDTDQFHPALVENKKRIEPPETNEDGSPYHLTTDLADRAIRTIRAGKAVAPQRPFFVYFATGATHAPHQVPEDWIEKFKGQFDMGWDAYREQTFARQKAMGIIPENTKLTPRPDSLPAWETLPEEEKKVYARMMEVFAAFTAHTDHEVGRVIDAIDDLGELDNTLILYMAGDNGSSAEGGLNGLLNEMTFFNAIPEPLDLKLKALDSLGGPMHYNHFPAAWAWAMDTPFQWTKQIASHFGGTRNGLAISWPNRIKARGEIRDQFHHVIDIAPTILELVGVDFPSQFNGVAQKPIEGVSMAYTFDDADAPDRRTTQYFEMLGNQGIYHDGWMASALRGVPWLSEPEPGDLLNMPWELYHVEEDFSQAVDLAEQQPEKLQELIKLFFAQASEYDVLPLDDRKTERLNVENRPSLTQGRSSFTYPNRLRLPEGASPDLKHKNHTITAKVVIPDGGADGMLLTQGGRFAGFGLFLQGGKLVYHYNLAGVERFTIASDEPVPTGEVTLKAVYVSDADEPFAGATVSLFANEAKIGEGRVGRSIPNRVTLDETLDVGFDTGTPVAEGYDLPFAFSGRLDTVTIDLD; translated from the coding sequence ATGATGATGCGTCGAGCCCGTTTCACCAGCAGGGCCATCGTGGCCCTGCTGGTCCTCGCCCCCGCAGTCGGGATGTCCCAGGAAGTTCTCCCTCGCCCCGAGGAGCCCTTCCAGGGCAAGATCGGTCTGACCTACAAGGACTCCACCCCGGTCAAACCCGAGCTGAAGGTTCCTCGCACTTTCGGCCTGGAAGACCCGCCGAACATCCTGATCGTACTGATCGACGACGTCGGCTTCGGCCAGTTCGGCACCTTCGGCGGTGCCATCCCGACCCCCGCGATGGACCGCGTCGCTGAGAACGGCCTGCGCTACACCCGGTTTCATACGACCGCCCTGTGCAGCCCGACCCGCGCGGCGCTCTTGACCGGCCGCAATCACCACTCGGTCGGCACCGGTGTGATCGGCGAGGCCGGCACCGGTTTTCCCGGTTACACCGGCATCATCCCCGCCAGCGCGGCGACCTTCGCCGAGGTTCTCCGCGAGTTCGGGTACCTCAACTCCTGGTACGGCAAAAACCACAACGTCCCCGACTGGGAGACCAGCCTCGTCGGACCCTTCGACCGCTGGTCCGATGGCCTCGGCTTCGACTACTTCTACGGCTTCGTCGGCGGCGACACCGACCAGTTCCACCCGGCCCTCGTCGAGAACAAAAAACGGATCGAGCCGCCGGAGACCAACGAGGACGGCTCACCGTATCACCTCACCACCGACCTCGCCGATCGGGCGATTCGGACCATCCGTGCCGGTAAGGCCGTCGCCCCGCAACGCCCCTTCTTCGTCTACTTCGCCACCGGGGCCACCCATGCTCCTCACCAGGTACCGGAGGATTGGATCGAGAAGTTCAAAGGGCAGTTCGACATGGGCTGGGACGCCTACCGCGAGCAGACCTTCGCCCGGCAGAAGGCGATGGGAATCATCCCTGAGAACACCAAGCTGACCCCCCGCCCCGATTCCCTCCCCGCCTGGGAGACGCTGCCCGAGGAGGAGAAGAAGGTCTACGCCCGGATGATGGAGGTTTTTGCTGCCTTCACGGCGCACACCGACCATGAGGTCGGCCGCGTCATCGACGCAATCGACGACCTTGGCGAGCTGGACAACACCTTGATCCTGTACATGGCCGGCGACAACGGCTCCAGCGCCGAGGGCGGCTTGAACGGCCTGCTCAACGAGATGACCTTCTTCAACGCCATCCCCGAGCCGCTCGACCTCAAGCTGAAGGCCCTCGACTCCCTCGGCGGCCCGATGCACTACAACCACTTCCCGGCCGCCTGGGCCTGGGCGATGGACACCCCTTTTCAGTGGACCAAGCAGATCGCCAGCCACTTCGGCGGCACCCGCAACGGCCTGGCCATCTCCTGGCCGAATCGGATCAAGGCCCGAGGCGAGATCCGTGACCAGTTCCACCACGTCATCGACATCGCCCCGACCATCCTTGAGCTCGTCGGCGTCGACTTCCCGTCGCAGTTCAACGGCGTCGCGCAGAAGCCGATCGAGGGGGTCAGCATGGCCTACACCTTCGATGACGCCGACGCCCCCGACCGCCGCACCACCCAGTATTTCGAGATGCTCGGCAACCAGGGGATCTACCACGACGGCTGGATGGCCAGCGCGCTCCGAGGCGTCCCCTGGCTCAGCGAGCCCGAGCCGGGCGACCTGCTCAACATGCCCTGGGAGCTCTACCACGTCGAGGAGGACTTCAGCCAGGCCGTCGACCTCGCCGAGCAGCAGCCCGAGAAGCTCCAGGAGCTGATCAAGCTCTTCTTCGCCCAGGCGTCCGAGTACGACGTCCTGCCGCTCGACGACCGTAAAACCGAACGCCTGAACGTCGAGAACCGCCCCAGCCTGACCCAGGGACGCTCCTCGTTTACCTACCCGAATCGCCTTCGCTTGCCCGAAGGGGCTTCGCCCGACCTCAAGCATAAAAATCACACGATCACCGCGAAGGTTGTGATCCCCGACGGCGGCGCCGACGGGATGCTCCTGACCCAAGGGGGCCGGTTTGCCGGCTTCGGGCTCTTCCTGCAGGGCGGCAAGCTCGTCTACCACTACAACCTCGCCGGGGTCGAGCGGTTCACGATCGCCTCCGACGAGCCCGTGCCGACCGGCGAGGTGACGCTCAAAGCAGTCTACGTCTCCGACGCCGATGAACCATTCGCCGGCGCCACCGTCTCACTCTTCGCCAACGAGGCGAAAATTGGCGAAGGCCGCGTTGGTCGGAGCATTCCCAACCGCGTCACCCTCGACGAAACTCTGGATGTCGGCTTCGACACCGGCACCCCAGTCGCCGAGGGTTACGACCTGCCCTTTGCCTTCTCGGGCCGCCTCGACACCGTCACCATCGACCTCGACTGA
- a CDS encoding arylsulfatase, whose translation MMNTSRVGWMVRFAVLVVIAAGISGRGLSLGLLAQDRQGSQATQLPRPDPEFQGTIGRTYEDSEASYPQPVKAPAGSPNVLLILLDDVGFGMCSPFGGPVETPHLQKLVDGGITFNRFHTTALCSPTRAALLAGRNHHSVGTGVIIEMGTGFPGYTGIIPRSTALVSEVLGDNGFATAMFGKWHNTPEPDISPAGPFDRWPTGLGFDYFYGFNQGEAHHFYPTLYRNTVPVEAPATPEEGYHLTEDLTDEAIGWIQNINAADPGKPWFVYFSTGAVHAPHHVPPDWQGRYKGRFDHGWDRQRELTHANQIAMGIIPEGTKLTPRPEELPAWETTTEDERKVYLRLMENYAEFMAHTDHEVGRIIDSLEASDELDNTLILYVVGDNGASAEGGLEGTFSELASLLGLQLGLESTIDRLDEIGGPSSEPHVPVGWAWAMDAPFQWTKQIASHFGGTRNPLVVHWPAGIKAKGELRSQFHHVIDVVPTILEACKLPAPEKVNGIPQKPIEGVSMAYCFDTPDAEGLRTTQYFEMLGNRAIYHDGWLACSRFGVPWMTAGREGDLLDTPWELYHIDEDFSQANDRAQENPEKLKELQAVFLEEAKKYNVLPLDSRMSERMDPKLRVGGAPPTSWTYFGNNVWLPEPIGPQLFPRPHTLTASVTIPEGGAEGVITCAGAFSAGWSLYVEGNTPAFRYTCFDIADVTIPGTKPLPTGEITIGTEFVPDGSVEGGGTLTILVNGEPAGEGKLKRTLVRHGLEPFEVGRDSITPVDPAYADEGDFAFTGTIKQVTFELK comes from the coding sequence ATGATGAATACATCAAGGGTCGGCTGGATGGTCAGATTCGCCGTGCTCGTCGTGATTGCAGCCGGGATCTCGGGTCGAGGCCTGAGCCTCGGTCTCCTCGCCCAGGACCGGCAGGGCTCCCAGGCAACGCAATTGCCTCGCCCGGACCCGGAATTCCAGGGCACCATCGGCCGGACTTACGAGGACTCCGAGGCAAGCTATCCCCAGCCGGTCAAGGCCCCCGCCGGAAGCCCGAACGTCCTCTTGATCCTGCTCGACGACGTCGGCTTCGGCATGTGTTCCCCCTTTGGCGGACCGGTGGAGACGCCGCATCTCCAGAAGCTTGTCGACGGCGGGATCACCTTCAATCGGTTCCACACGACCGCCCTGTGCAGCCCGACGCGAGCCGCCTTGCTGGCCGGACGGAACCACCACAGCGTCGGCACCGGTGTGATCATCGAGATGGGGACCGGATTCCCCGGCTACACCGGCATCATCCCCCGGAGCACCGCCCTGGTTTCCGAGGTCCTCGGCGACAACGGCTTCGCCACCGCCATGTTCGGCAAGTGGCACAACACCCCCGAGCCGGACATCAGCCCCGCCGGACCGTTCGACCGTTGGCCCACCGGCCTCGGCTTCGATTATTTCTACGGCTTTAACCAGGGCGAGGCCCATCACTTCTACCCGACCCTCTACCGGAACACCGTTCCCGTCGAAGCCCCGGCGACCCCCGAGGAAGGATACCACCTCACCGAAGATCTGACCGACGAGGCGATCGGCTGGATCCAGAACATCAACGCCGCCGACCCAGGCAAGCCCTGGTTCGTCTACTTCAGCACCGGAGCCGTCCACGCCCCGCACCACGTTCCCCCCGACTGGCAGGGCCGCTACAAAGGGCGCTTCGACCACGGGTGGGACCGCCAGCGCGAGCTGACCCACGCCAACCAGATCGCCATGGGGATCATCCCCGAGGGCACGAAGCTCACCCCCCGCCCTGAGGAGCTTCCCGCCTGGGAGACCACCACCGAGGACGAGCGCAAGGTCTACCTCCGGCTCATGGAAAACTACGCCGAGTTCATGGCCCACACCGATCACGAAGTCGGTCGGATCATCGACAGCCTGGAGGCCTCCGACGAGCTGGACAACACCCTGATTCTCTACGTCGTCGGCGACAATGGCGCTAGCGCCGAGGGGGGCCTGGAGGGTACCTTCAGCGAGTTGGCCAGCCTGCTCGGCCTCCAGCTCGGCCTGGAGAGCACGATCGACCGGCTCGACGAGATCGGCGGGCCGAGCAGCGAGCCGCACGTCCCGGTCGGCTGGGCCTGGGCCATGGACGCCCCCTTCCAGTGGACCAAGCAGATCGCCAGCCACTTCGGCGGCACGCGCAACCCGCTGGTCGTCCACTGGCCGGCCGGGATCAAGGCAAAGGGCGAACTCCGGTCACAGTTCCACCACGTCATCGACGTCGTCCCGACGATCCTGGAGGCCTGTAAGCTCCCCGCTCCCGAGAAGGTCAACGGCATCCCCCAGAAGCCGATCGAGGGGGTCAGCATGGCCTACTGCTTTGACACTCCCGATGCCGAGGGCCTCCGCACCACCCAGTACTTCGAGATGCTCGGCAACCGCGCCATCTACCACGACGGCTGGCTCGCCTGCAGCCGATTCGGCGTCCCCTGGATGACCGCCGGCCGGGAGGGAGACCTCCTTGACACCCCCTGGGAGCTTTACCACATCGACGAGGACTTCAGCCAGGCAAACGACCGGGCTCAGGAGAACCCGGAGAAGCTCAAGGAACTCCAGGCCGTGTTCTTGGAGGAGGCGAAGAAGTACAACGTCCTGCCCCTCGACTCGCGGATGTCCGAGCGGATGGATCCGAAGCTCCGGGTCGGCGGAGCACCTCCCACGAGTTGGACCTACTTCGGCAACAACGTCTGGCTGCCCGAGCCGATCGGCCCCCAACTCTTCCCCCGCCCTCACACCCTGACCGCCTCGGTGACGATTCCCGAGGGAGGAGCCGAGGGCGTGATCACCTGCGCCGGCGCGTTCTCGGCGGGCTGGTCCCTCTACGTGGAGGGGAACACGCCTGCCTTCCGCTACACCTGCTTCGACATCGCCGACGTCACGATCCCCGGCACAAAGCCATTACCGACGGGTGAGATCACGATCGGCACCGAGTTCGTCCCCGACGGCTCGGTGGAGGGAGGCGGGACGCTCACGATCCTCGTCAATGGCGAGCCCGCCGGCGAGGGGAAGCTGAAGCGGACACTCGTCCGTCACGGCCTGGAACCCTTCGAGGTCGGCCGAGACTCGATCACCCCGGTCGACCCCGCCTATGCCGACGAGGGCGACTTCGCCTTCACCGGCACCATCAAGCAGGTAACGTTTGAGCTGAAGTAA
- a CDS encoding helix-turn-helix domain-containing protein — translation MHSLCSQDFDELAASFEKWNSRFDQLDAGTFSGRITFANLEGFQLFDVEVNRRISAQGSIPEESFVISPVLDWNVGAIWRGRTHRQGTLHVLGPGEVMDHRTPANYRNTSLVVSADLLHRTASMLGFEEVLPRLDVRFGLRVSARDCAALHREIVTSLQRLSTEHRGPVPTSSDPDVVVRTLRRLLLVASGGRDLGPPPQRWSKRKQVVRQVEDFMRAHLDRPISVLDLCEQVGVSERTLHYAFREFTGVTPKGYLKTLRLNQLRRDLGSADPRRETVRQVAARWGFGHPGELAADYRRHFGQLPSQRLGTV, via the coding sequence GTGCACTCGCTGTGCAGCCAGGACTTCGATGAGTTGGCTGCATCGTTCGAGAAGTGGAACAGTCGGTTCGACCAGCTCGATGCCGGAACGTTCTCGGGTCGAATCACCTTCGCAAACCTTGAGGGCTTCCAGCTCTTCGATGTGGAGGTGAACCGGCGCATTTCCGCTCAGGGCAGTATTCCCGAGGAGAGCTTTGTGATCTCTCCGGTCCTGGACTGGAACGTCGGGGCGATCTGGCGCGGCCGAACCCATCGTCAGGGGACGCTTCACGTCCTCGGGCCGGGGGAGGTCATGGACCACCGGACCCCGGCCAATTACCGCAACACCAGCCTTGTCGTGAGTGCCGACCTGTTGCATCGGACGGCGTCGATGCTCGGCTTCGAGGAGGTTCTGCCGCGGCTTGATGTCCGCTTTGGGCTTCGGGTCTCCGCCCGAGACTGTGCCGCGTTGCATCGGGAGATCGTCACGTCCTTGCAACGGTTGTCGACAGAACATCGTGGACCGGTCCCGACTTCCAGCGACCCCGACGTTGTGGTGCGGACGCTTCGCCGCCTCTTGCTCGTCGCCTCGGGAGGCCGCGACCTCGGCCCGCCGCCGCAACGATGGAGCAAACGCAAGCAAGTCGTCCGCCAGGTTGAGGACTTCATGAGAGCCCACCTCGACCGGCCGATCTCGGTCCTCGACCTGTGCGAGCAGGTGGGGGTGAGCGAGCGGACCTTGCACTATGCCTTCCGAGAATTCACGGGAGTCACCCCCAAGGGATATCTGAAAACCCTTCGGCTGAATCAATTGCGTCGCGATCTTGGCTCTGCCGATCCGCGTCGCGAGACCGTCCGTCAGGTGGCGGCTCGTTGGGGATTCGGCCATCCTGGTGAACTCGCCGCCGACTACCGACGCCACTTCGGCCAACTGCCGTCGCAACGACTCGGCACCGTCTGA
- a CDS encoding glycosyltransferase, translating into MTPLSGSEWAAALLVTGLSIAVLPSMPRHRTWARVLVLSVALAITVRYLDWRLMQTVRPVDPSTWAGLWIWTVFGFEVAALINCAVTYLMLTRTSDHSSEADNHERRLRRLPTARLPRVDVFLCTYNEGIEVVEGPILAAKGMDYPNFTVWVLDDGRRDWLRDFCESHGVAYLTRPDNRHAKAGNINHALSKTDAELFVVLDADFAPRRDFLMRTVGFFDDPEIAIVQLPHHFLNADIYEMNLGLGDQSPNEQRLFFDIVQPSRDAWNCGFCCGSASIQRRSALLEIGGIPTESVTEDILSSLMLLRKGYITRFLNEPLAFGLSPESVKGMFVQRQRWCRGGLQLLFLKDGVLGPGLSLIQRLFFFPIDWLVQTPVRLFAVFIPIVYLWTGLAPLAHADLSDLIRYQLPVLIALMGPMIWLSAGRYLPILSTGFSLLLSFRLVPTILSTLIKPFGTPFRVTPKGNGAGQGADQFARGSALTLLLLTMLGLLINSWPETRVIVDPEHRAAASVFSAVNAGALILAILAGRDQGRRRSAERYRTTASVLCEGDDGTWCLASLQNVSSTGAGLYWPPELPIPRSMMLHLAGGGMLQATVVRTDGETIGLRFELADDRERDDLLRWIYSIGLDAQRTPLSMPQMTRRLLARCLG; encoded by the coding sequence ATGACTCCCTTGAGCGGCAGTGAATGGGCCGCGGCCCTGCTGGTGACGGGCCTTTCCATTGCGGTGCTCCCCTCGATGCCTCGTCATCGCACCTGGGCTCGGGTCCTGGTGCTCAGCGTTGCGCTGGCCATCACCGTTCGATACCTTGACTGGCGGTTGATGCAAACGGTTCGCCCGGTTGATCCGAGCACCTGGGCCGGCCTCTGGATCTGGACCGTCTTCGGCTTCGAGGTGGCCGCGCTGATCAACTGCGCCGTGACGTACCTGATGCTCACCCGAACCAGCGACCACTCCTCGGAGGCCGACAATCATGAGCGACGCCTGAGGCGATTGCCCACCGCTCGATTGCCTCGCGTCGATGTGTTCCTCTGCACCTACAACGAGGGGATCGAGGTGGTCGAGGGGCCGATTCTCGCAGCCAAAGGGATGGACTACCCGAACTTCACCGTCTGGGTCCTCGACGACGGCCGACGCGACTGGCTCCGAGACTTCTGCGAGTCCCACGGTGTTGCGTATCTGACCCGCCCCGACAACCGCCACGCCAAGGCCGGCAACATCAACCACGCCCTCTCGAAAACCGATGCCGAGCTGTTCGTCGTGCTCGATGCCGACTTTGCCCCTCGGCGAGACTTCCTGATGCGCACCGTCGGCTTCTTTGACGACCCGGAGATCGCCATCGTCCAGTTGCCGCACCACTTCCTCAATGCCGACATCTACGAGATGAACCTCGGCCTCGGCGACCAGTCTCCCAACGAGCAACGCCTTTTCTTCGACATCGTCCAGCCCAGCCGAGATGCCTGGAACTGCGGCTTCTGCTGCGGATCGGCCAGCATCCAACGGCGATCAGCCCTCCTGGAAATCGGCGGCATCCCGACCGAATCCGTCACGGAGGACATCCTTTCGTCACTCATGCTCCTGCGCAAGGGCTACATCACGCGATTCCTGAACGAGCCTCTGGCCTTCGGCCTCTCTCCCGAGAGTGTCAAAGGGATGTTCGTGCAGCGACAGCGCTGGTGCCGGGGCGGCTTGCAGCTCCTCTTCCTGAAAGACGGTGTGCTCGGGCCGGGCCTCAGTCTGATCCAACGCCTCTTTTTCTTTCCGATCGACTGGCTCGTGCAGACGCCGGTTCGGCTCTTTGCCGTCTTCATTCCCATCGTCTACCTCTGGACGGGGCTTGCTCCGCTGGCCCATGCCGACCTGTCCGACCTGATCCGCTACCAGTTGCCGGTGCTCATCGCACTGATGGGGCCGATGATCTGGCTCTCGGCCGGTCGATACTTGCCCATCCTTTCAACCGGGTTTTCGCTCTTGCTCAGTTTCCGACTGGTGCCAACAATCCTCTCAACCTTGATCAAGCCCTTCGGCACGCCGTTCCGGGTGACTCCCAAGGGGAATGGGGCAGGGCAGGGGGCCGACCAGTTCGCTCGCGGTAGCGCCTTGACGCTCTTGCTCCTGACGATGCTCGGCCTCCTGATCAACAGTTGGCCCGAGACTCGGGTGATCGTCGATCCCGAGCATCGGGCGGCGGCCTCGGTCTTCTCGGCGGTCAATGCCGGAGCGCTGATTCTGGCCATCCTCGCCGGTCGCGATCAGGGGCGTCGGCGATCGGCCGAGCGTTACCGGACCACCGCCTCGGTCCTCTGTGAAGGAGACGATGGCACCTGGTGCCTCGCCTCGCTCCAGAATGTCTCAAGCACCGGGGCCGGCCTCTACTGGCCCCCCGAACTGCCCATCCCCCGTTCCATGATGCTGCACCTGGCCGGCGGCGGCATGCTCCAGGCCACGGTCGTCCGGACCGACGGCGAGACGATCGGCCTCCGATTCGAACTGGCCGATGATCGGGAACGCGACGACCTCTTACGGTGGATCTACTCCATCGGCCTCGACGCCCAGCGGACCCCACTCTCCATGCCTCAGATGACCCGTCGCCTCCTCGCCCGCTGTCTCGGATGA
- a CDS encoding HlyD family secretion protein, with amino-acid sequence MEATRNRLESSSTLLVPRERSGPRASPLPPTPAPRRRRWGRLVRWLIGGAILAEGIWLLAPMVLYRTSVRASVIAPLATVRVHQHGVVEGLPPEVGTTVTQGQHLFDVSVASPDLRPLDRIEGEAESIRRSIAALDAQIADLDRIKATLNQHFHDYQEARIARAQTQSDEQLAIIQAAESRLKEAEYEFQVHGRASIRAASSDIQRTRAEYAVAAARNDLDAARQTAARLDLQLDAARRGYFVGDADGGQDRVASLQRCDEIEIQQAGLRARLGELHGKLLELDSRLASEQRYLDDSQLSVKAPMSGVVWSSTLDSGIEVVPGSTAMEIVDPGLLSIEAIFKEADAARIRPGALVEARLIGSSEILSGRVVHVADPGAINPEMVGEPGREAVPTGMFRAIIALDQQPTGADPANRYLIGSSAVVWTTR; translated from the coding sequence ATGGAAGCCACACGCAATCGCCTGGAATCGAGCTCGACGTTGCTGGTGCCGCGAGAGCGCTCTGGTCCCCGGGCGTCGCCGTTGCCTCCGACCCCCGCGCCTCGGCGACGGCGCTGGGGGCGGCTTGTCCGCTGGTTGATTGGCGGGGCGATTCTGGCCGAAGGAATCTGGCTCCTCGCACCGATGGTCCTGTACCGGACGAGTGTCCGGGCCTCGGTAATCGCTCCGCTGGCGACCGTCCGCGTCCATCAGCACGGTGTCGTCGAGGGTCTTCCTCCGGAAGTCGGTACCACCGTCACCCAGGGTCAGCATCTGTTCGACGTGTCGGTCGCCTCGCCCGATCTCCGCCCCCTCGATCGGATCGAAGGCGAGGCGGAATCGATCCGGCGGTCCATTGCCGCCCTGGACGCTCAGATCGCCGATCTCGACCGAATCAAAGCCACCTTGAATCAGCATTTCCACGACTATCAAGAGGCTCGCATTGCCCGAGCCCAGACGCAGAGCGACGAACAGCTCGCAATCATCCAGGCCGCCGAGTCTCGCCTCAAGGAAGCCGAGTACGAGTTTCAGGTGCACGGCCGCGCCTCGATCCGGGCCGCCTCGTCCGACATCCAGCGGACTCGGGCCGAGTATGCCGTGGCCGCCGCCCGCAACGACCTGGACGCGGCCCGGCAAACCGCCGCTCGCCTTGACCTCCAGCTCGACGCCGCCCGTCGCGGCTACTTCGTCGGCGACGCCGACGGCGGCCAGGATCGGGTCGCCTCCTTGCAGCGCTGCGACGAGATCGAGATCCAGCAGGCCGGACTCCGCGCTCGCCTCGGAGAGCTCCACGGCAAGCTTCTGGAACTGGACTCCCGGCTTGCGAGCGAACAGCGATACCTGGACGACAGCCAGCTCTCGGTCAAGGCTCCCATGAGCGGGGTCGTCTGGTCCTCGACGCTCGACTCCGGCATCGAGGTGGTTCCCGGCTCGACGGCGATGGAGATTGTCGATCCCGGTCTTCTGAGCATCGAGGCCATCTTCAAGGAGGCCGACGCGGCGCGAATCCGTCCCGGAGCGCTGGTCGAAGCTCGCCTGATCGGCTCGTCCGAGATCCTCTCGGGACGCGTCGTCCACGTGGCCGACCCCGGTGCAATCAATCCGGAGATGGTGGGAGAGCCTGGCCGCGAGGCCGTCCCCACGGGCATGTTCCGGGCCATCATCGCACTGGATCAACAACCCACGGGGGCCGATCCGGCGAACCGATATCTCATCGGCAGTTCGGCCGTCGTCTGGACCACGCGCTGA
- a CDS encoding TetR/AcrR family transcriptional regulator: protein MSEGVSPPAPARLTDRKRAAILDAAVEEFATSGFDTTSMDRIAERAGVSKRTVYNHFQSKDVLFEAIVQELIAQTEALPEFPYDPDRDLAEQLVSYCAKVAELITSESFQGLVRVSLSRFLRTPQLARDTIGDEKRFMARLIRWIEQATADGRLKPVPAEFAAHQLCALIEGFVLWPPIFGLGPNPEPEDRQQIIRSAVAMFLDHYRS, encoded by the coding sequence TTGTCGGAAGGCGTTTCTCCCCCAGCTCCCGCTCGATTGACCGATCGGAAGCGCGCAGCGATTCTCGACGCGGCGGTCGAGGAGTTCGCGACCAGCGGCTTCGACACCACGAGCATGGACCGGATTGCCGAGCGGGCCGGGGTCAGCAAGCGGACCGTCTACAACCATTTCCAGAGCAAGGACGTGCTGTTTGAAGCGATCGTTCAGGAACTGATTGCCCAGACCGAGGCCTTACCCGAGTTCCCGTACGACCCCGATCGCGACCTGGCCGAGCAACTGGTCTCCTACTGTGCCAAGGTGGCCGAGCTGATCACCTCCGAGAGTTTCCAGGGCCTCGTCCGCGTTTCCCTATCGCGATTCCTGCGAACCCCGCAACTGGCCCGCGACACGATCGGCGATGAGAAGCGATTCATGGCCCGCTTGATTCGCTGGATCGAGCAGGCGACGGCCGATGGTCGGCTAAAACCGGTCCCTGCCGAGTTCGCCGCCCATCAGCTTTGTGCCTTGATCGAAGGCTTTGTGCTCTGGCCTCCCATCTTCGGGCTCGGACCGAATCCGGAGCCCGAGGATCGCCAGCAGATCATCCGCTCGGCCGTGGCGATGTTCCTCGATCACTACCGATCCTGA